Proteins from one Candidatus Nanopelagicales bacterium genomic window:
- a CDS encoding LPXTG cell wall anchor domain-containing protein has protein sequence MNTTVDPQGDSGAADYAVDGPGRADSTGAIAESITIRAPGVYDIRMTGNRFYRLNGVAYTAPRSGTGSATTFSAVSYQPAAMTAKTHSVTYSTTVTVVSSSNDLAKTGADNNLTIAAIGGGLILVGGGAVYATRRRRERTAR, from the coding sequence GTGAACACGACTGTCGATCCACAAGGCGACTCTGGTGCGGCTGATTATGCGGTCGACGGACCCGGTCGGGCGGACAGCACCGGCGCTATCGCCGAATCGATAACGATCAGAGCGCCAGGCGTGTACGACATACGGATGACTGGCAACCGCTTCTACCGCCTAAATGGGGTCGCCTACACTGCGCCCAGGTCAGGCACTGGCAGCGCCACTACCTTCTCAGCGGTGTCCTACCAACCTGCCGCCATGACAGCTAAGACCCACAGCGTGACTTACTCCACCACCGTCACGGTTGTGAGCAGCAGTAACGACCTCGCCAAGACCGGCGCGGACAACAACCTCACGATCGCAGCCATCGGCGGCGGACTGATCCTGGTTGGTGGGGGTGCGGTATACGCGACCCGGCGCCGCCGGGAACGTACTGCTCGCTAG